Below is a window of Solanum stenotomum isolate F172 chromosome 7, ASM1918654v1, whole genome shotgun sequence DNA.
caaacattcatcatctaaattcatgacattcaaacattcatcatctactcataaaacttaaatttctaatttctaacttcaaattattaacactttactaacttgtcctaaaatcaaatccaagAAAATCCCAATTCAACCTCAAAATACATATTCTCATGtttaaactagtcctaaaatacaaaaatgctaattcttcactaactaacaatgcccaatttaaaaatgcccaatttttttaaaaaaaaccttaaaataaaaatcttcaattatctatacctaactaacaataatcaaatcaaattaacaattgaataacacaacccGACCCCACCTTAGCAAGGACTAGCAACAGCACTGCATCGACGGCGACCAGCGAAGCCGGCAGGCGACGGTGAAGTCTGGGAGATGACGACAATCGGCGACAGTGACGGGGAAGGGCGGCGACGGCAACAATGATGGCAACGGGGAGGGAGTcgatatatatagagagaagggagagaataagagtttagagagagagaggaaaataaaaaaatggcaatatgtcttttagatatttaataaaaagcgacggacaacgtctctaagtccatcgctttttttaaatatagttgaccaacattttgaccaaaaagtaacggactaagagacactgtccgtcgctttttaaataTAGTTGACCATATATTTTGACCAACAAGCGACGGACATAAAGATGTCGTCCGTCGCTATaattaaaaaagttattaataaaataaaataaattaaaagcgacggacaacgtcgttaatttttaatttatttataattatttttaataaaagccACGGACGGCGTCgccatatatattaaataaataattattaattatttatatatttggcaCAAAAATCCGcaaaaaaagtgacggactaagagataCTGTAcgtcgctttttgtaaaataattttaaaaataattatttttaataaaaagtgacGGAAAGTGTGGCAAAAGGCGTCGCTTTTTGCAGCGAcgtcgtccgtcgcttttctgttCGTCGTTTTtaagcagttttttagtagtgagtCTTCCATGTCATTGTCCATAAATACCTATAAATatgtcataaaaaaattatcatgtgAAAGATATTAGCGCCCTCGTATTTTCAAACGTGTGTTCCTTTATTATTCTAGACCCAGTAAATCACAAAAAGATCTCATTAAGTTcttaaaaactttttaaatcatatttaaaagtttgaaaatattttgaaatacattaattttttcaaaaaaaaagaacaactaAAGAATTATGAACAAACCAAGTCACATGTTTGTTATTCTAGAGGCTACAAGCTGGGAAAAATATAGGAAATACAACAATtattccctccgtcccattttatacgGCACCATTTGACATGACATaatgtttaagaaaataagaaagacttttgaaattgtGGTTTAAAACAATTCTTATACATTTTTGTGGTtgaaaatcatttcattaagcgTAAAAGGGGTATTTTAAAGTTGGATTGTTTTTAACTATAGTTATGTGAtattattcttgggatggaatAAAAACGGAAGGGTGCCACATAAAATAGGATGGGTGGAGTACAAGTAATTAGGAGAATCAAGAAAGGTTACAAGTAGCATTAGTTATAATAGCTGAATAGAAAAGTAGTAATAATTCCCTCTAACTTTTTCTTGTATTAACCATTAACAAAGATTAGAAAAGTAGTAATTGAAACATTtaaacttttcttaaaaaagaatggGAAAGGTTAAGAAGCAATATGTGAAAAATACATGATAATATTCGTCAATCTATCtttctatatctatctatcttctatatatatactatcttaaaagcatgaagtctcaaacttgaatgttaaatcaCTATAATACACCCAATATAAAACATCCAATTTAATgtatcatttatattttatgttattttacatttattaatttatctatattataaaaaaatacattacaCTGAAGGTTGGGaatttttcaaagagttgtgacattttaaaaaaaagttatgacttttccatAATGTAATGAATTTTCCAAAAAGTTGTGATATCTCCGATAAGTTGTGAtcttttcaaagggttgtgactttcaAGAAGGGTTGTGTCTTTTTCAAAttgttgtgacttttctaaagagttgtgacattttgGATGAGTTGTTACTTTTCTGAAGGATTATGACTTGTTTTAAGAATTGTGCTTTTTGTGACAAGGCACAATAAGCACATGTTCATACtacctttgttggctataaatagggGGTTCCctcatatttttaaactatgaattttctatgttttcttttcttcttcttcttctatcttCTTAGAACATCCAATCTAGAACATGCTATATATTTTACATTCATACTAGTTGGGTTTTGTCCCCACATCagatatttattgatttagcttccgcattagttcATGTTTTACTTAGTTATGCTGagtatgtttatgatatgccagACTTAGGGTTAGCTTgaggtcactcgtgatcctaggtatCGTGTTATGTAAatggggtagcctcggggcgtaaCAAATTTTGTATCAGAGCgttaggttcaagagtcctaggatgtcttaAAGCGTCACTatgtagagtctttttcatgggtTTGAAGCACACCACAGCTATGAGGGGGAGGTTACGAAGTGTTTTatgaaaaacttcactttctttgctattcttatcgtgcgtgagGTATGATCCAACTTCTCCTTTCTAACCCGTTGTAATgtgtttcagatcatgcctcctcgcaGAGCTAACAAATGGAATGCTAATACACACAATGCTAACGCAGTTCCTCCAATCCGGAACCATGAAGGCACGAATGTAGAATTTTGAAATGCGATCTCCCTCTTAGCTTAGAGTGTGGCCAATCAGAACAATCAGCAAGTTCCAGATCTTGCATAtacaaatggtggatcagctgCAGTTAGGGTCTGAGACTTTGTTCaaatgaatccgcctgagtttctagggtcgAATGTTGGTAAGGGCCCACAACACTTCGTTGATGAAGTTAATAAGATCCTAGAGGTGATGTATGTGACCGGAAGTGATAGGGTGGAGCTTCCATTCTAcaaacttaaggatgtggcttaTATCTGGTTCATTAAGTGGAAAGATAACAAGGGTGAGGATGCAACTCCTGTGACTTGGGATTGTTTTACTAGAGCTTTTTTGGATAGGTTCTTCCCAATATAGTTGAGAGAAGCTAAGGCACAAGATTTTATGAACTTGAAGCAGGGTTCAATGTTGGTCCAAGAGTACAGGCTAAAGTTCACCGAgatctccaggtatgctccacacATGGTTACCGATCGAAgggcacaaatgagtaagttctTTTTTGGGGTATCTGTTCTGCGAAGACTAAGTGTAGAAATGAAATGGTCCTAggggatatggatatctctagACTAATGACCAAGCTTAACAGGTGGAAGGAGATAAACTTAGGGAAATGGCCAAGAATAACAAAGAGGCCAGAACAGGAAATTATAAACACTCACAACAAAAGTCAAGCGGTAGGAATTGCTCacaattttagaaaatttcTACAGTCCCAACACCTTCATTAACTAGTGCTCCATCCTCCAGGTTTCGACACCATCAGAAAGGTAAGGCAtaaggctctaagtctcaagggagTACTACATGTAACACAACTTTCCTATCTTGTCCAAAGTGTAGTAAGAAATATTCAGGCGAGTGTCTTGCGACAGGGAAgggtgctttgggtgtggtcagtccaAAAACTCTTTCATAACCCTTCTCAATCTCTACTAATGTTGGTCACCTAGTTATAGCCAGACaggtataaatatttttttcctgttacagtctctcagaaagtcaccttatAAGACTTTAACAAGTTACAAATGGTagatttttttatcattttaggcatggattggttacatttttttttatgcctcagtcgattgtagaactatgATCGTTCAGTTTCAGTTTCTAAACGAGCCATTCTTAGAGTTGAAGGATAGTAACTCCGCGCCTGTAGTTCGATTCATCTCTTAACTTAaggctagaaaaatgatttccaaagggtatatctatcattTTAATCGGGTGAcagattcaaacttcaaaaccccaactcttgagtcagtcctaGTGGTAAATGAGTTTTCCAAAGTGTTATCAGAAGATCATCACGGAGTATCTCtagaaagggaaatcgactttggaatagATCTCCTCCCAGATACCGAGCCTATTtcaattcctccttacagaattaCTCCATTCGAGTTAAAGGAAATaaaagaacaattgaaggaccttctagataagggctttattagacctagtatctttccatggggtgctccagtgttgttcgtgagaaggaaagatggttctctcaggatgtgcattgactattggtagttgaacaaagtcacaagcaagaacaaatatcctatACGtaagattgatgacttgttcgaccaacttcataGTGCTAGctgcttttctaagatagacctcagatcttgctatcatcagctcagagttagagatagtgacattttgAAGATGGCCTTCAGGactcagtatggtcattatgtatttgtagttatgtcttttggactaacaaatgctcgtacaactttcatggacttaatcaACAGGGTGTTTaaacagtatttggacttgttttttattgtctttattgataatatcctcatttattctcagAGTGAGAAGGAGCATGTGACTCatctgagagttgttctgcaaactgtCAAAGATCGCCAACTATTCGCTACGTTCAGCAAATCTAAATTATGGTTACAGTCCGTCAGTTTCCTTTGTCATATGGTACCTAGCAAAGGGATCCGAgtgaattttcataaaattcagGCAGTACAACACTGGCCAGACCCACCTCTCAAATatatatcagaagtttcttaggtttggccGATTGTTATAGGAGtcttgtggaagggttttcatccatagcttccctATTGACCAAGGTAGCTAAGAAGAAGGTCAAATTTTAATGGTCAGAAGAatgtgagaaaagcttctcagAAGTGAAGACTGGGTTGAGTACTGCTCCtttcttgactctaccagatggtTCAGATGGGTTGTGTGCTGATGCAACAAGGTAGGTCATAGCTTCTACTTCTAAACTGATTAAGTTCCACAAGAAGAACTACCTGACTAATGACCTTGAGCTTGCAGCCATAGTAtttgccctaaagatttggaggcactacttgtatggtgttgtaacgacccgaaaaactagtaagtgaaactagagcctaacgattgtgtgtttgagtttgtAATGGGATTTTATGGGATAAAATGTTATACAGATcttaggttgaggggttaaacatcaaggtatgactccccaaggaccacccaaggggtccttgaggaggaccttaAAGACTAACCCCCAAGACACCAAGAAACCAAAAAGCTGCCAAATTAATTGTGACTCACGGATGGGACCTATGCCTCGTAGGTCCATCCGCGCCCCATGGATAGCCTTTGTGGGTCAAGGTCCCAATAGTGATGTTGCAGAACCAAACCACGAAAAGCCAGGATGGCCCGTTGGTAGGGGGTTCGTGGTTTGCACCTGTAGACTGCCTAAAGTTTGGCCAATGTGAGGGTGCTTTAGTAAATTCCTTTCTGAATTAGTTTAGTTGGGGGATGGTTATTATTGAGTTATTAATGTATCTTAAGGGTTTTAAAAGTGTTAAACTCCCTTTTAGACTTCATTATTTCCAAACACTCAAATTAGAAACCCACCTCTCCAAGtattttctctctagaaactccattaAAGAGCATGTTCAAGGTCAAGTCTAGGGGTCAAGGAGCAGCCattcttcttcaattcttttGGAGTTCTTCCCGAAAAGGTATGGTattcttcatccttgacttagtttctttcaagtaGTTAGAATCCAAGttgatttcaagtttccaaattTCCCAAAAAACCCTAGtcttcaatctatgcatgggttcaattccaaaacaaTTTTGAAAGGTTATATATGATGTATTATGAATTTATTGTTGAattaaagatgaatttatggTGAATTttcctatgaacccatgtttttccccaaaatcctaagttgtgatttgtgattgggaattgattgattatgaaagtatgttgaattttttatgtttatattgaatcatgttaattcccttatctattgtagtatcttagaTGTTTTGGTTGTGATTGATGTGTAGCCTTGGAAGGCAATTTCTTGAAGGACCTAtgtatgaacatgatgtgaagtatatcTGTGTGATCTAAATGAaagtgttatgatcatgtttagaatgtaattgtgttatgattgaaagcatattcttaattaacactcatgaatgatgatgatagaatgtgacAGGTTTCTATAATCTGAtggtatatcttgaattggtaggttTAGGCATCTTATTCttgtataaataaaagtaatatggattgatgtatcttgaattggtaggcttaaggcacccttttcttgtattgatgaatgtgatcttgAATGAAGCATATTGAATTGGTAGACTAAGGCATCCTCTTCAtgtataatgaatgtgtcttgacctgatgaatatgaatcgataggcctatggaattcctttcataaatgaacTAATATAATGATGACTCTTGAATTGATAGGCCTATGGAATTCCTTTCGTAATGagtcaatgtaccatgaatcggtaggcttggggcattcctttcatgtgtatGATAATGAAATGAGGAACCATGAATCGATTGGCTTAtagcattcctttcatgaggaATCTAGAGCTATCCTATAATgaaccatgaatcgataggcttgtggcattcctttcatgtgtaatgatgTAAATTGGGTCAATAGGCCAATGGTATTCCTctcaaatgcaataatgtataatgaatgaaatactctatgggaatggaggctaagcaccgagtggatatggtaagatgaaaaatctcccaatgttaggccagggttccaatgaacatattcctatcccataactatgtgccctaATAAAAtgttagctagtggatccacttaagctaaaatgttaccggtcctaccttaggaaagtataccacctctttacggtgtggggttataaaacaccagattccatgtcaagctcacatggtctatgtcggttaatgcttcTTCCCATAatgtgagatgtgcactatGGTTTCATGaaaagttctatgaagtgtgggtggtagtatggaatgccatccatgcattacatgagtaggctttgatagggctatagtgagttctctaatgtcTTCATGACTAATGAATGCAAGTGCTCTAAATGAAACtaataaagaatgttgactcttatatgcttaatgtaatgatgcaagctttacttggattgtattatcagattacttccttgtcatgacttattgaatatgaatgtaccttgtctatggtggcttaaaaggagtacttagtctgaatagtagtatgggatgctattcatacattgcacaagtatgacttagggttgccCTTGATGATGGTCCTAATgtattattatgacttataaaATGTCTatgttccttatgtatgagtattgtctAATGATGTAAAAggaagaatggtaagttcacttttggtggccttaatgtggtactttgtgtggatggtggtatgggacgctattcatacattgcagaAAGTATAtcttagggttacttaaggtgaagtctttaatgtgatgaaatggcttatatgatgattatgttctaatgtgatgaaatgacttgtatgttggttatgtgtCTAAATAATGCCTCTTGTGCTTATGTTCATGAATTTTTCTCGAAATTGGAATATGCATGGTTTCAACCAAATGTCCGTTTTAaagcatgatttttgcatggctatcatacttagtacattcaatgtgctaacccatatttcttcatttttaccgaaatgtagggtttggagatttgATGTCTTATACTTGGAAGATAGGTTACTAAGGATCTTGGATTTGAacacttggtgagtcctcatagtttcgaggacaaacccactaTTTCTCTTTATGTCCTGTTTCATTATGTTTAGAGattttgtatgggctgtgtctcAACGTTTTAAGTCCTATGTtctagatggtttgagacaaagtttaGAAAGACTTCCTATtgctttttatgaaaaatgacttcgattgtaaagaaacgTTTTAAATTCCGCTCTGTTTTCCTATGATTTTATTTCcaagaatgctatgaggcttgtatgagacatTTCTgagtcttgtacgccgtgtTGCATCTAGGgagtacccctgggtcatgacaaacatggtatcagagcacaagattttggaatgtttttaggatgtctcaaagcatatctagtagagtcttgttcatagtgtgaagcacaccacatttatgaatagaagTCTATTCGGTGTTAGGATAATctcactttttcattctttaagtcgtgccatagagtttaactgtATAAGTTCTCTCTCTTATTCCTTATCTGATGGTCTTTAGAATGTGACCACTTTATTCTTGATAAGAATTTGAGACCCCAAAATTGGGAGACTAACGCATATGCCTCAAATTTTGTATGGAAGAGTCGCCCCTGTTTGCTCATCATACTACCGGTAAAAATGTTTCAGATACTCCAAGAAACTCATTTGCCATCAAAATAAAGATAATCATTGTGGTGGGGGAATTACAAGtggataaaaagaaaacaaaggtGTTTAgtttaaatcattttaattattaacgGTACATGATATTAGTTTGAAAATGCATTTGAGTATAATGGAGgatccattttaaaataaaaaaaaatagaataggaAAAGTGGAAATAGAGAGGGGATTACAAGGTAGGGCTTTCCTTAAAAATTGGTAGACCATTAAGATCATGACACATGCTCTCCCATTAGTCCAAAGGGTATACAAAACTAGAACTGTTAATATGGGCTGGTCCACCCTATTAGGGCAAACACATACAGACTTTGAAATTTTACGGGTCAGGCCGGGCTAGCCTATTTTCGGTGTGGGCCAAAAAAAGGCCGGCCCAGCCTAAAAGTACGTGGGCTATAGGCTTTGCCGGGCGGGtcttcattttttaaatgtatatttttttatgattttttaaattaaattctaatttaaaaatattatcaatatcgacaagacaatattacatggtgttagtgttgctacttgttaatcaaatatacaaataaaattatctttataatatttattaagtttgattttaagtaaaaacataaataactaaatagaaatattaacctaattgtttctaatgatcaaaataaaacacaaaaactatgacaaCATTCCATAGGTTACAAcctatgtagtgattccctagaaattttaggaaatttttattttatatagtacatattttataaacataatttatatttaaattgtaatatttcaaacttttaacaatttagactcttgttatttttaatactctattttatttttatcttttgattaatttttatttagccCACGGGCCGGTCCTATCTATATTTCTCTAGCCCCACAAATCGACAGACTTATTCAGGCCGGgttaaaaagacattttttttaaatgagctCCAAAAATCGTAGCCTACCCCTATTAAATCATGGGTTAGGCCACGCCAGTCCtacgggcctagcccatattgacggcttTATACAAAATCTAAAAGTTAGATGATAAGGTTATTAATATCCTAAAAATATAACGAAggatatttaaatattatttgcgATTGTTCATGGAtatatttgttttcatttttccttctaGAAAAACTTCATaatattacattatttattatgAACATTTTACTTATTTAGTAAGATAATATAAAGATTATATAAAGAATTGAAGCAGTTTTCACAAATTATgaagattttataatttataaggaAACAAAACTTGAAGGATGATTAATGATAATTTAGTTTATGTGAGATGGTGAAACcgagagaaaatgatcaaaatagtcCTTAAAGTATGGACTTAGATTGATTTGGTCCCTCATATATGCACCTTATGGAAAAGGTCCTTTATCTATGTTAAAAACTTATCAATTTAGTCTTTTACCCTAAAACCCTAACAGACAAAAAACAATTCTGTCAAATTAAACAGAATAGTGCAGAGCACGTGACATACAAAAAACATTAACAAAACCTCTGTTTTCTTGGATCAGTCCAAACCATGAAACTCCCGCCTTTCTAGCAAAAAACACTCCCGCCTTATCAACAAAAAAACCTCTTTTCTTGTAAATCAATCGACACAAGTTTTTTCCTTGTAGAACGATGTTAATCAAAAGAAACTCCAAGGGATCGAGCCCATGTTATGGTAAGAGTTTATCTTGCTTTAGTCGAGGCAATTCAAAGGCTCAGTCTATTTGGTATTCAAAATTTGCAAGGTTGTTACTACTATTTTTTCAATCGTTTTATATAAGATtcgtttttttgtttttggtgatATGAAAATCTACCGTTTTGATTTTTTACTATTGGCTTTTTTTGGTTTGTGTATTCAAGAATATCTAGAAGTTATGGTGTACAAAATATACATGTATAGTTACACCTATAATGTGGTCTTAATCGGCTAAAATATGTAATCTTTTACTGCAGATTCTGTGTTCGAGGAGTCTTTTTTTAGTATCAAAGTTTATCATAAAGGATTGATAAAACATCAACCAGCCAAACAGTATGTTGGTGGTATTATCGACTACTTTGattatgttgaattgaagaatctcaatcTTACTGACTTGAAGAAAATGGTCGAATTATGTGGTTACCTGAATGATTCAATAATATTTTGGCATAAATGTGAGAAGCTTGGTAACAAATGGAGATTAGTCTCCACGGAGGTTGAAGcgaataacataaaaaaattcatccCCAAAGATAGAGTAGTGGAGTTATATTTTGAGCATTTGGACTCTTATATTGGAATAGACGATCCAATTGGTTGCAGAACTAGTCGCATTCCAGAGAATGAAGATGTTGTTGGACCTATTGACAAAGAGTTTGAAAGGGAAAACTTATCTTCGAAAGATGATTTTGAGGATTTTGAAAACGAATTCTCCAATGATGAGGCGATGGTTGATTCACAAGGACACTATAAACATAGTTTTGAGGATGGCAGAGAGCTTATTActtatgaaattcaaaagaaGATGTTACATGAAGATGGGGATCCTGATTGTGTGAACTCTGAGGACAATAAGAGTTTGGATGGTGATTCAGACAATGAAAGTTTTGATTTTCCGAAGCATAATGCAAAAATCGATGGAAAAAATCCAATTTTGGCTTTGGAATATACTTTCGAAAGCAAGGAAGAGTTCAAAAATGTTGTCACAACTCATGAGGTAAGCCAAGGAAGGTATAGTCAGTGGAAAAAGAATGATAAAGTAAGGATGAAAGCTAAGTGCATACACAATTATTGCAGCTGGGTAATAATGGCGTCAAGAATGCACAGGGAAAAGACGTTTCAGGTAAAAACTTACAATCCCTCACATAGTTGTAAAAATTGGCACCATTATAACAAGACGATAACTTCTTCATTCATTGCAAGGACCTATCTTGATAGAACATAATAGGGGATGGAAGATGTCTGAATTCAGAGATACGGTTAGTGTCGAGCTTTAAGCTCATGTTACTTTAACTCAAGCTAGGACGGCTATGAAAAAGGCAATTGCATTACTTGATGGAAGTTTAAAAGATCAATTTGCCATTCTTTGGGACTATGTTCATGAGATTGACAAAACAAATCCAGGCACTTCAATATATATGAAGTTTACTGATAATGAGATGCCTAATAAGCCATACAGATTTCAAAGAGTCTACTTATGTTTTGCTGCTTGTAAAGAGGCTTTCAAAGTTGGATGTCGCAGAATAGTAGGTGTAGATGGATGTTGGTTGAAGGGACTGACGTATGGGAATCAATTACTGACAGCAGTAGGTCTCGATgctaacaataacatatttccaGTAGCATATGCCGTTGTTGAAAGGGAAACCAAGGAGACGTGGTCATGGTTTTTAAACCACTTGGCTGGTGACTTAGAGATTGACAATCAAGAAAGCTGGACCTTTATGTCGGACAAACAAAAAGGTCTTGTCGAAGCATTTAACGAGATTTTGTTATATGTTGACCAGAGATTTTGTGTGCGACATCTCCATAATAATTTTAAGAAGGCTGGTTTTTTTGGTTTGTCCCTCAAAAATGCTCTTTGGGCTGCTGCAAATGCTACAACTGTggagttttttaaaatttgcatGGAGAAGATGCATGAATTAGATGCCGAAGCCGCTGCATGGTTGAATGAAAAACCACCAACTGAATGGTCTAAATCACATTTTTCTACAGGTGCTAAATGTGATGTTTTGTTAAATAATATGTGTGAATGTTTTAATAGTATGATTCTTGATGCTCGAGACAAGCCAATCATAACTTTGTTGGAGAAATTAAGATATCTTCTTATGGCTAGATTCCAAGCTAATAGGGAGAAAGCAGAAAGATGGAATTCAGGTGACATTTGTCCTCGGATCAAGAGCATTTTGCACAAGAATGAATCTGCTGCTGCTGCGTTTAttccaaaaaaatcaaatcagtGGAATTATGAGATTCTTGGAGCATCGATTGCCGACAATTGGGTTGTGGACCTACAAAACAGAAAGTGTAGTTGCAGAAAATGGACTATAACAGGAATTCCTTGCAAACATGCAATATCGGCCATTTGGGCTAAAAATGATGTGGTTCTTGATTATGTTGATGATTGCTACAAAGTTGATACATATAaaagaatttatgaaaatacCATCTTTCCGATCAATGGATCACAATTGTGGCCTAAATCAAATAAGGTCCCTCCTTTGCCTCCGAGATTTGTAAGACAAAACAAGAGGGGAAGAGGCCAGAAATTGAGGAAACGAGAGCAAGATGAGACAGGATCAAGTAGaacaagaatgaaaaaaaaacaaatatctgTTAATTGTAGCTTATGTCACAAGCCTGGCCATAATATAAGGACatgtaaatttaaaaattatgtgcAAT
It encodes the following:
- the LOC125869881 gene encoding uncharacterized protein LOC125869881; protein product: MKKAIALLDGSLKDQFAILWDYVHEIDKTNPGTSIYMKFTDNEMPNKPYRFQRVYLCFAACKEAFKVGCRRIVGVDGCWLKGLTYGNQLLTAVGLDANNNIFPVAYAVVERETKETWSWFLNHLAGDLEIDNQESWTFMSDKQKGLVEAFNEILLYVDQRFCVRHLHNNFKKAGFFGLSLKNALWAAANATTVEFFKICMEKMHELDAEAAAWLNEKPPTEWSKSHFSTGAKCDVLLNNMCECFNSMILDARDKPIITLLEKLRYLLMARFQANREKAERWNSGDICPRIKSILHKNESAAAAFIPKKSNQWNYEILGASIADNWVVDLQNRKCSCRKWTITGIPCKHAISAIWAKNDVVLDYVDDCYKVDTYKRIYENTIFPINGSQLWPKSNKVPPLPPRFVRQNKRGRGQKLRKREQDETGSSAYDSAFWMPPTSSILEKLPVRRANSGPSQDCFDT